The genomic region GTGAAAAATGTAGTTATTCCTAATTCTTTTATCAGCGTCCATGACTTTGGAGACATCAAGTCTTTCGTTGACTACTTAGAACAGGTGATGACAAATGAAACTCTTTACAATAGTTATTTCGACTGGCGACGCCACTTCCGGGTTGAGCGGCGCTGCTCTAGTTGCCTGCTGTGCCAGCACCTGTACGCAGATACCTCGAGACGGGTTGTGGCCGACCTTGAAGGCTGGGTACGCGCGGACATATGTCCCAAAGTACAGGTACGTGTGTGCTAGATACCGACCGAACTGTCCATAGTAATTACAGTCCATGATATATAGAATAAACGCTCCAAGGTCACGATATTACTTATACCGAAATGTCCACGGGCTTAACGGTCCATTGGCCAATTAATTTCAACCATGGACATCATAATTAATTCATTGCTTCAGTTGTTCTTGGTCAATTGATTTCTGAATGGCAATCGATTTGGCATTTCAGGAGTTGAATAAGCTGGTGTTGGATATCGATCGACGACTCTTCGAGTGGGGAATATGATCCACTAATGTCAAAAGTCTCTGGACTTGGCTTTCTGCTGAAATATCGACCAATGTAGACGTTAACCAACTATGAACGGGTGGATGCTCCAAATGATCCCACCATTTGCGACTGTTCTGTGATTTCCGTATTGGTTCGTGAAAGGACATTCGAAGTAATGCACTAGTAATACCCCGGATTTTGGGATGTGTTGATTTATAACATCTATATACTGTTTTCTAACTTAAGATATTCTTTCTGGAAAGCTAAATTTCCACagtaaacaattcattttagaAGCCAAAATAgtttatgataacaataataaatctTTGAATGGAATACTGTTTACAATACCTGGTTGTCTATTTGCAATATGGTGCAGATGTACTTATTACACCCGAGGTACATTAGTATAAAGGGATGGtggcataaaacatttatgactTGGTGCATGTGTTTAACATGCACATCAAATTCAGAGAAGATCAAAGAGATATGACGATCTTGgaattatgtcgaaaatcgaTCGTTTACGATTGAGTTAGTCAATAATTAATCGCATAATCACTGGATCGATGTTTTTCTACCAGGttattaatcttaaaaaaaggaaaaatatattggaACAGCAATATACGTTATTTAGTATTCAGCTTATAACCTCAAGCTGACAtacaattgaattaaaacacGTTTCCGAACCGTTCATTTCGAttacatcattaattattaatgGAAATGGTCTAACAGTAattttcgatgatcgattatatcCTTTGATAGATTTTCAAAACATGGAAGATCATCAGATTTCGAAGAACTTAATTCCGTGATTAAGTGTGATTTATAGTTATTGTCGAAATGGTGAAAAGGCAATGAGTTATTAGCTGTAAATACGCGTATTGtggaattgtgtttaaatggctttgtttattaacaatgtaaatattgaagaAACATTAGCCCTTACTTCAAGTATCTGATCAAACAGAATACTTCATGTATATGAGCTCATCGAATTCAAACAGGATAGTACGAATATCAATCTGACGTGGGAAAACCTCTcggtttatttgttattatatattcatcGCTCAACCGCAAACAAGTTATGTACACTCGCATGTTTGatcttgttttatatgaatgccatcgaaaatgaatatcatttcctTTAAGACTGTCCAAGATATCATAATCTACGAAAGTAattctttaaaaccatactttTGCCACTGGCCAATAAAACTTAAGTGTATTGCCCCTTTGTCCTCAGACAGTGAAAAAACCTATGCACAATGTtcgtaaatatttatatcatgcatCTTTGAAACTATCAAGAACTTAAttaagaatttgatactatgatttatagtatacttctctattgGCTATGTCTTTGCTCTccacgatgatttgtttcataaaataattgatttatttgagatgttttgcattttgggtatgaatgttatataatttaatgctgaataaatgttatgataaGATAATTGATATACATGTCCATGAGGCATAGGCAATAGGTTATACACATTGTATACCTGATCCCTGAGGTCAGGTTTGGCGCCTTTTAGGACTGATTTTATTTGCACATGCGTTTGTAACTGTTATAGTCTAAGAGTAAGCaccctggccccaatatcatgAAACTACTTAAGtaaaatctcaatctcaatctgAACTGCTTCTCCcccattacagtatgacattatcccccattacagtatgacattattccccattacagtatgacattattccccattacagtatgacattatcccccattacagtatgacattattccccattacagtatgacattattaaaaagtACTCAAAACTTCTTCATTCTcacatgcattatgttgattaacatgattccttaatatttcaaaaagaatatTTCTACAGCACgaaatgtacttgagtaaaacttaaaaataataaattggactcaagtacaatttttgctCTCAATTTTTTTCCTATCTAATATTGACCTTTTTTTCAACATAATGAATAAGAGAATGCGATTTTATAAAGGGTAATACATTTACAATTGTGAATCATATGATGCTGTAAATTGATAaaagagttgagactgagattgagatttgacttgagtattttcgtgatattgggccCTGGTCTAAAACTGTGGCTATTACCTTTAAGCGATGCATGCACAGATTTTAtgttggtaaaatatgtttttacttgaaattgagttattttaaaatcgtttAAATAATCGTCAACACCAAATTGTAGCTGACAAATACTcgtttgacagaaaatgttgtAAATCCAAGCTTTTTATGAATGTAATATATCGAATGTAatattttagaagatgaataccattttgttattgaatatccATTGTAAAATGATATTCGAAACTCTTTATTGCCATCCTTCTATTTACGACATCCTAGAATGCACAAATTTATAGAGTTAATTGACACTAAAAATGAAGGAACATTGAAGAATTTgagtgtatttgtttacaaagctTTTCACATTATGTCAAATAGACATTTTGTAACAGTCTAGTGTTATAGCCATTGTCATAAAATTTATTAGTTAATATGTTACCGCACAAgtacatattatttgtatttgtcaccATTGTGCACTTTATGTCTCATGGGTCTACGACCTCctggtttattataaataaaacttgaaacttgaaacttatGACTCAATTTTCACTGGCGTTAATAACACGTTTCAGCATAGTAGAACTGTTTCCGTCACAGTGTTAATATTCTAAAcacagttttattttgaacttttCAGGTAGTTCATTATTGAATGAAGCTTCCAAATTAATATGTTATACTTCCTGAATTGTTTGCACTGAGATACACAGAAAATGGGGTTTTGTAAGGGGTGAAATCCtgacaacaataaacaattgtatgcctgatttttcttgaaatgttatGATAACCTACTTAAAAGattgttccaaaaaataatttttaaacatggtTTGAAAAAATTGTGAATGCAAACTTTTATAACATTATGTTAATAGAGTTTCTGATTTTCGATTTTCCCTAATGTAATTGTACAGTTTTAGGTTACAACAcgtttgtttaatttatagtCATATGCTAAAAAATTGACAAaccaaacattttacaatatacttatttaataaaaaaatattgtttactttcactttccttttttgtttacttAACACAGGTATTTGTCATTTTAGTGTCGTTTAAGTGGACATTGGCACATTGTACACATATTGGCATTACATCGAcctaccttaaagctgcactctcacagattgaacgttttgacaacttttttattttttgtcttggaacgagccaatttttgcgaaaatccatggaaaccagttatataggactgctgacaaaaaagtagatcgcagattttaatatctaagtttaaaaattgatgttttatgcatttttttaaaccgttagtttaagccataaaacatcaattttcgaacggaaatatgaaaatctactttctgatttttttgtcagcaatcttatatcattggtttgcagatatttacgcaaaaatttgctctttcccagacaaaaaataaaaaaaagttgtaaaaatggtatatctgtgagagtgcagctttaatgcgcAACGCAGCCATTGAGGATTTAAGCTTGAACCAATACAATACTCCAAGCCTTTCCAAATCAATACAGTTCAATCAATTTTTATTGTGTTCCTTAGGTCTGGATAGGGTTAGATCCTATTCAAAAACAGGTTTTTTATTAGGCTGgctttatgaaacaaaatgaatgaTCAGTATTGACACACGTTGCAAGATACATGATTCAATTAGACTGGAATGGAGAACCTGtgcttttataaaatataagggtatacagtcgaaacccgttggctcgagatcgcttggctcgatcccctcgttggctcgaactggatgtagaggatttttttgcaatgaaattaagaaatgaaaaaaaaataactgctTGTTAattagatattattttttttagatatggTCTTTCTTCCCAGGAAACGGATTATTCGAGAGTGATTACTtatgtttttaccttttgtCACAATCGACCAAAAAAATGTCACAATCGAgcaaaaataatttagtataaatgaacaaatgttttaattattgtatCGTTATTTAATGTGAATAGTGTAGTGGTTCAcgtgtttaattaattaatttaattaattataaacgtGGATATAAGATTGAATTaagatgaatattgaataccatccctTCAAACGACtgataaagaagaaaataatcataatagtTATCCGGTTTCACTTTTAAAACCAATTGGCATATCCGCTTTAACCACAATTGTCAGTTTTTATCAGTAGATGCATGGAGCGAACgctttttatattgttaactgCTCAAATAGCATTTAGTTAAAATCTAACTGTGAGTATTTTGAGTTGtgtgaaattaatatttcactTGCTTTAACTATTTACTTTACCAACGAATCAATTTGCTTCTTTTGTTTGTTCTATCCGACGGAGTATATTATGAAGTTTACGATAAACCTAACCTAAACCTAAACCTAGTGCTGACTTATTTATAGAACACATTCAATCATTGACCAGCAGGACATGATTACCGATGTCGAGTCTTTGCAGCACTATAATGTTAAAGCGTGGCTACAAATTTATATTCATAGGACTAGGAGTGGTATGCtttattgtgtattttcatCTTTATATGAGAACAGAGGCTGTTCCGCGTAGGCTGGACATGTTGCCGCGGACGGACAGACGGGCGGTTTTAAGTGATCCAGCGGTAAAGCTACTGGTTTATTGGAAGCCATTTAATGGAGATGGGTTTTTAAAACCAGAACAGAACTGTTTGAAAAGATGTCCAGTGAAATGTAACATAACAGATGACAAAAACATGTTCTATGAAGCTGATTTAATCAATTACCACCTGACGGATTTATGGCCGGACAACTGGCACATCGATACAACAAAGACGATTGAATTTCCGGCATATCGCCGAAAGGAACAGATATGGGTGCTAACTAACCAAGAGCCTCCTTCAAACTTGTTTGGAAATCTCAGGGTTTTTAATAAACTGTTTAACTGGACTATGTGGTACCGAACTGATTCAGTGGTTCCTTTCCAGTATGGCTGGTCGGTTGCTTTGACTGAAGATGAGTTGTCAAGTTCAACAAAAGATTTGAAAAGACGTAACTTCTACCGAGAGAAAAGTAGAAACATTACTGGTAGGATTAGTAACTGTGGGGACGCCTCGAGGAGATACAGACTGGTTCACAAAATGCAACAACATCTAGATATCGATATGTATGGCGGATGTTACTCCAAAAAATGCTATCATGAAAACTGCAACCAACCTTTAGAAGAATACCGATTCTACCTAGCCTTTGAGAACTCACTTTGCACTGATTATGTCACTGAAAAATACTGGGATGCTATAAGTAGGGATCAAATTCCAATTGTTAACTGGGATTATCAGCACGTGAAAAATGTAGTTATTCCTAATTCTTTTATCAGCGTCCATGACTTTGGAGACATCAAGTCTTTCGTTGACTACTTAGAACAGGTGATGACAAATGAAACTCTTTACAATAGTTATTTCGACTGGCGGCGCCACTTCCGAACGGAGCGGCGCTGCTCTAGTTGCCTGCTGTGCCAGCACCTGTACGCAGATAAGTCGAGACGGGTTGTTGCCGACCTTGAAGGCTGGGTACGCGCGGACATATGTCCCAAAGTACAGGTACGTGTGTGCTAGATACCGACCGAACTGTCCATAGTAATTACAGTCCATGATATATAGAATAAACGCTCCAAGGTCACGACGTTACTTATACCGAATTGTCCACGGGCTTAACGGTCCATTGGCCAATTAATTTCAACCATGGACATCATAATTAATTCATTGCTTCAGTTGTTCTTGGTCAATTGATTTCTGAATGGCAATCGATTTGGCATTTCAGGAGTTGAATAAGCTGGTGTTGGATATCGATCGACGACTCTTCGAGTGGGGAATATGATCCACTAATGTCAAAAGTCTCTGGACTTGGCTTACTGCTGAAATATCGACCAATGTAGACGTTAACCAACTATGAACGGGTGGATGCTCCAAATGATCCCACCATTTGCGACTTTTCTGTGATTTCCGTATTGGTTCGTGAAAGGACATTCGAAGTAATGCACCAGTAATACCCCGGATTTTGGGATGTGTTGATTTATAACATCTATATACTGTTTTCTAACTTAAGATATTCTTCCTGGAAAGCTAAATTTCCACagtaaacaattcattttagaAGCCAAAATAgtttatgataacaataataaatctTTGAATGGAATACTGTTTACAATACCTGGTTGTCTATTTGCAATATGGTGCAGATGTACTTATTACACCCGAGGTACATTAGTATAAAGGGATGGtggcataaaacatttatgactTGGTGCATGTGTTTAACATGCACATCAAATTCAGAGAAGATCAAAGAGATTTGACGATCTTGgaattatgtcgaaaatcgaTCGTTTACGATTGAGTTAGTCAATAATCGATCGCATAATCACTGGATCGATGTTTTTCTACCAGGttattaatcataaaaataggaaaaatatATTGGAACAGCAATATACGTTATTTAGTATTCAGCTTATAACCTCAAGCTGACAtacaattgaattaaaacacGTTTCCGAACCGTTCATTTCGAttacatcattaattattaatgGAAATGGTCTAACTGTAATTTTCGGTGATCGATTATATCCTTTGATAGATTTTCAAAACATGGAAGATCATCAGATTTCGAAGAACTTAATTCCTTGATTAAGTGTGATTTATAGTTGTTGTCGAAATGGTGAAAAGGCAATGAGTTATTAGCTGTAAATACGCGTATTGtggaattgtgtttaaatggctctgtttgttaacaatgtaaatattgaagaAACATTAGCCCTTACTTCAAGTATCTGTTCAAACAGAATACTTCATGTATATGAGCTCATCGTATTCAAACAGGATAGTACGAATATCAATCTGACGTGGGAAAACCTCCcggtttatttgttattatatattcatcGCTCAACCGCAAACAAGTTATGTACACTCGCATGTTTGatcttgttttatatgaatgccatcgaaaatgaatatcatttccttttagaCTGTCCAAG from Mya arenaria isolate MELC-2E11 chromosome 3, ASM2691426v1 harbors:
- the LOC128227601 gene encoding alpha-(1,3)-fucosyltransferase C-like, which encodes MSSLCSTIMLKRGYKFIFIGLGVVCFIVYFHLYMRTEAVPRRLDMLPRTDRRAVLSDPAVKLLVYWKPFNGDGFLKPEQNCLKRCPVKCNITDDKNMFYEADLINYHLTDLWPDNWHIDTTKTIEFPAYRRKEQIWVLTNQEPPSNLFGNLRVFNKLFNWTMWYRTDSVVPFQYGWSVALTEDELSSSTKDLKRRNFYREKSRNITGRISNCGDASRRYRLVHKMQQHLDIDMYGGCYSKKCYHENCNQPLEEYRFYLAFENSLCTDYVTEKYWDAISRDQIPIVNWDYQHVKNVVIPNSFISVHDFGDIKSFVDYLEQVMTNETLYNSYFDWRRHFRTERRCSSCLLCQHLYADKSRRVVADLEGWVRADICPKVQELNKLVLDIDRRLFEWGI